The Pseudanabaena yagii GIHE-NHR1 genome segment CGAAATGAAATACTGACATTGTTTAGTTCCTCACTTCCTTAATTCTCGATGTACTTAGTATCAAGCTTTTCTATAGGTAAGGACGTGACATACACCTTTGAGGTTGCGTGATGATTTAGCCTCAAAAGTGTGATCGCGATCGCAGATATTATAAGTAACCTTAAAACCAGAGCGTGGGTCGCCCGCGTAGCGGGCGACCCACGCTCTGGTTTTGGTTTTTAATTATGTTGAACTACTTAAAGCGCTTTGCATATGCAACCAAAAAACAAGAAATTTTTAAAAGTGTTGCAAATCAACACTTTTAAAAATTTCTTGGTGTATTTAAAAAGAGCTATATCTTTCCTCAGCAAAAGGCTCACCCCGATGGTGATAGCCATTGCGCTCCCAAAAGCCAAGTTTCATCTTGTCGAGAAATTCTAAACCATTAATCCATTTGGCACTTTTCCACGCATAGAGATGGGGAACTACTAGGCGCATTGGACCTCCGTTGTCGATGGGTAATGGCTGATCAAACAGAGTATGCGCGAAAAAATTCTCTGATCTCGCAAAATCTTCCATTGCAATATTGGTAGTGTAACCACCATAGCAATGTTCCATTAAATGCACTGCTAGCGGATCGACCTCGATATATTTTAAAAAATCCGTAACTCTTACTCCTTTCCATTTCACATCTAGCTTTGACCATGTAGTGACACAGTGGAAGTCTGCCGTAAATTCAGTTTGCGGCATCGTCATAAAGTCATCCCATGTGAAGGTTTTCTCAGTGGCAAGCCCCCAGACTCGCAATTGCCAATCTTGACGCTTGATTTCTGGCGTATCTCCATAGGTCATGATTGGGAAGCCATTGGTCAGTCTCTGTCCTTTAGGAACGCGATCGCTATTTGAGCGCGATTGAAATAAGCCGCCAAACATAGAAAATCCTCATGCACAATATCTTTGCTCAATATTATCGCCATTATCGCTTGATCATTTTTGCCTAAAAAACAAGGAGATTTGCCAAGAATGGCTTACTCATCAGCAATTCCTATAAGAGTTTTGAGTGTTTATTGTGCCTATGTCAAAATCTAAATAGGTAACGTCAGTTCGGGTTAAGCTGGCAAATTTTAAAAGCCCAAAAGTAAGAGCCTTGCGTAGCAAGGCTTTTACTTTTGGGCTTTGAGAGAGGGTTTGCGTAGCAAACCCTCTCTCAAAGCCAATTTCAAATTATCCCGAACTCGCGTTAGGTAAGGCTCTTGCGGATAAAAAATGCCCCACCAAAGTTATCTAGCTTCGACTCCGCTCAGCTAACGTTCGACATCGCTCAGCTAATGTTGACTGAGCGGAGTCGAAGCCACAAGTACTTTAGCAATAGGCGGTGCTTATCCTTACCACAATATTTTTAACGTCAGTTCGGGTTAAGCTGGCAAATTTTAAAAGCCCAAAAGTAAAAGCCTTGCTACGCAAGGCTTTTACTTTTGGGCTTTGAGAGAGGGTTTGCGTAGCAAACCCTCTCTCAAAGCACGTTTCAAATTATCCCGAACTCGCGTTATTTTTAGGACTACCAAATAAACATCGCTATAGCAAAAGTGTTAATCTTAGGACTGGATGATGCTCAGCGAGGCATCATGCTAGAGCAAAAGTTTTGTTTGGTTTACGATCATGTCCCTTACAGGATTACCAAATATTTTGCATGACATTCAGTCACGCACGAGTTGGCAGCAGCGCTGTCAATATTTGCTGATTGTCGAAAAATGGGCAGATATCGTGGGCGAATCGGTAGCTAAGCAAACCTGTCCGATAGGGGTATATCAAAAGTCTTTGCAGGTGGCGGTATCTAGTCCCGTGTGGTCACAGGCGCTTACCTTTGAGCGGGTGCGACTCCTTGCCAAGATTAATAAGTTATTAGGGAGTGCCAATAATTTAGCGATCGCCGATATCCATTTCTCAACGGCAAAATGGGCAACACATCAGCAAACTCTCCAACAGAGTAAAGTTATAACCGCAGATCATCCGAGTTATTTACCTGCGATCACCACAGATACAATCACAAAAAACGCCAAAGGTCATCAAAAAAGGCAAGTACCTAAACCTCCTGAAACGGCTAGTGAAGCATTTCAGCGTTGGCAAGAAGTTATGAAATTAAGGACTAATCAAATGCCAAAATGTCCTCGATGCGATCGCCCTGCATTGATAGGGGAAATATCCCGTTGGCAAATGTGCCGAGTCTGTGCGATCGAACATTTATTTAATTAACCCATTCTGCATCATGCCCAACCTCTCTTCTCTCCACGCTTGTAATCCCAGCTTTTTGCTCTGTCCGCAGAACGAAGTTTATTACGTGGATTTGGCGGATGGAAGGGGTGAAGATGTCGTCAAGCGTTTACGTCGCACAATTGTCCTATCTCCGAATAAGCCCACATTTCAACTACTGTCAGGACATATCGGCAGTGGCAAAACAACGGAATTAATGCGTTTAAAAGCGGGGCTAGAACAGCAGGGATTTGTGGTTATTTACTGTGCGGCGGATGAATATCTGCAAATTGATGATGTGGGCTTAACGGAGATCTGGCTATTCATTTTGTATTTGATTTTGCAACAGATGGAAAAAAAGGGCGAGTCTCTATCAGTTGCCTATTTGCCTAATGCGATCACAGAAATCGAACAGTGGTTAAGAATTTCTGCCCCCATTGGTGTAGCTACCTATGCACCACGCTTACAGAGAATTTTGCAGATTTTGCAAGACAACAATCAACATCGCCGCCAGTTACGACATCACCTAGAGCCAAGGCTCAAAAATTCTCTCCTTGCGGCTGGTGAAGAAGTTACAGCGATCGAGGTCGATCGCTTGAAACAGCTTGGTAAAAAAGGACTTGTAATCGTAATCGATAATCTCGATCGCTTAAACCTTGAGCAAATTGAAATGATTTTTGGTGATGGTGGCAAATATCTGCGTCAATTTCAATGTCATACCATTTACACGCTGCCCTTACTGGCGATCACGACTGAAGAAGAGCAACTGCAACGCTTTCAGCAAAGGCTAAAGGGAAATATGCCGATTGTTCTGCCCAGTTTAATGCTACGCGATCGGCAGGGAGAGATTAATACTCAGTGTTTAAATTTACTGCGCCAAGTAGTTTTGGCGAGAATGCTGTCGCATATTCCTAGGGAAAAAAGGCTAGAGCAAGTGACGGAGGTTTTTGAGGATCTTGATACCCTTGATCAGTTATGTCTTGCTAGCTATGGACATCTCCCCTATTTGTTGTCGCTATTGTATGGGTGCTTGCAATGTCAAGATCCACCGATCCAACTTGCAACGATCCATCAGATTGTGCAAATGGATCATCAGCGACGTTTGGAAACTATCCGCGATCGCGATCAACAAGCCTTACAAAAATATCTTGCCAAGCCCCATGTCCTGACACCAGAGGCACTTAATCTATGTCAGCGCCTCCTACTATTTGAATATCATGATGAGCAGGGCAGTTGGTTCAGTAGCCCTTTTGCTAAGTAGCTAGGTACAGCAGTTGAATGTAAAAAATCGCACATGCAGCGTGCACTTTTTACTATATTTCCCGTGATGAGCGCCTATTTGCTTATTTCCTTAAGCACCTTGCCATCAGCCCCAATTAATTGCACCTGCATCGGCATTTGTCCATAGGCATGGGTGGAACAGCTCAGACAGGGATCGAAATTGCGAATCCCTGCTTCTACACGATTGAGAAAACCTTCGGACACATCGCCATCGTGAATATAATGTTTGGCAATCTGGACGACGGTTTTATTCATCGCTAGATTGTTATGACCTGTGGCGATAATCAAGTTCACTTTCTTAATCACTCCATTTTCATCGACGTTGTAGTGATGGAACAATGTACCGCGAGGAGCTTCGCTTACGCCAATACCTTCGAGGGCATTGATTCCTGCTTGGGCGCGAGTATGAGATGACATCACATCAGGATCTTCCACAAGTTCCTCAATCTTCTCTACGGCTGCAAGAATCTCAATCAACCGCGCATAGTGATAGAAAAATGAAGAGGTCGCCACCCTGCCCCCTGCGCGATCGCGAAATTCCTGTAGCTCCTGATTGGCTTTAGGCGTATCGATATATTCACAAACATTCAGCCGTGCAAGGGGGCCTACACGATAAATTCCATCGGGATAGCCAAGGGGTTTGTAATAGGGAAATTTGAGGTACGACCAAGGCTCAACGGCTTCACCGATATATTCCTGATAGTCATCTTCACTGAGATGATCGGCGACGATCTGCCCTTGACTATCGACAAAGCGAATATGTCCACCATAATGTTCCCATTCGCCTTTTTTGCCGACTAAGCTCATAAAAAGTGATGGAAATTTACCAAACACATCAACTTCCGTTTGCAGTTCGGTTAATAAATTTTTAAATAATCCTAAAGCATTCTCAATGGTGGCGAGGGATTCGGGTAGGCGATCGCGAATCCATGTCCGACCTTCTTCACTAAGAGGCGATCGCACACCACCCGCCACCGCCCAAGCCGTATGAATTTTTTTTGCGCCGAGAATTTCGATGATTTGCTGACCAAACTGGCGCAGGCGGATACCACCTCTAGCCAGATCGGGATTTGCTGCCATTAAGCCAAATACATTTCTCGTAGCAGGATTACTATCCCAACCCAGCAGAAAATCTGGGGAACTGAGGTGGAAAAAAGATAGAGCGTGGGATTGGGTGATTTGGGCAAGATTCATCATCCGTCGCAGTTTCTCGCCTGCCACAGGAATCTTCACTGCTAATAATTTATCGCCTGTTTTCGCGGATGCTAATAGATGACTCACGGGACAGATGCCACAAATGCGTGAGGTAATTCCCGCCATTTCCCACATGGGGCGACCTTCGCAAAATTTCTCAAAGCCGCGATATTCCACCACATGAAAATGGGCATCGGAAACTTCGCCTAGATCATCCAGAAAGATCGAGATTTTGGCATGACCTTCAATGCGTGTGACGGGATCGATTACTACTGTTTTTGCCATGACTAGATTCTCTCAATATTTATTTCTTATTCCCCTCTCCCTAAGGGAGAGGGGCTAGGGGTGAGGGCTATCCAAACTTAATCATTTCGCGTCCTTCCATTAGAGGCATCTTGCCCTCTAGCAAAGGCGTGATCGCTGCCTTAATCCGATCCGCCGATGGAGGACATCCGGGAATATACATATCCACTTTCACCACTTCGTGAACGGGCATCACTTTTTCTAATAGTTCAGGAACAATTCCGGAAGCTTTGGGAAGTTGCGGTGTAATATCACCTAGCTCTAAATAACTACGGCGTAACACCGTATCCGCATTATTGCTGCCCATCATGTTTCGCATGGCGGGGACATTGGCTGTAACTGCACAGTCACCAAAGGAAATCAGAAACTTTGTCTGTTTGCGGATTTTGTGAATTAGTTCTAGATTTTCTTCATTAGCGATCGCCCCTTCAACGAGGCACACATCAACATTTTCGGGATATTCCTTAATATCAGCGATCGGGCTATGGACGATATCGGCATATTTCACCAGTTCAAATAGCCATTCGTCCAAATCTAAAAAGGACATATGACAGCCCGAACATCCCGCCAGCCAAACCGTTGCGAGTTTAATTTTTTCTGAATTCTGCGCTACTTTTTCCATGGCTCCTATTTCCTATAGTTTCTAGTAAATTATCCTTGTGCCATACAGATTAAAAAAGGCGGCTTTTCTATAATCAGAATAGGCTAATCAGATGCTAAAAATGCTTACTTGTCATAGATATTGACAATCCTTGAAGATTAAATTTGAAGATTAAATTAATCCAAAATAATTCGCTCCCATCCTGCATAAACGTTAAATCGGTTTTCCCGTAAAAATCCCACTAATGTAATCCCAAATTCTTGAGCTAAGGCGATCGCTAAGCTGCTGGGAGGTGAAACGGCACAGACAATGGGAATCTGCGCCAAGATTGACTTCTGCACTAGCTCAAAACTAGTGCGCCCACTCATCATAACGATGCGATCGCTGAGGGGAATTTCATCAGCTAACAGAGCCGAGCCGATCAGCTTGTCCAGAGCATTATGCCGCCCGACATCTTCTCGCAAATTTAATAACTCACCTCCGAAATTAAATAGGGCGGCGGCGTGCAGTCCTCCTGTAGCCGCAAAAACCTTCTGTTGTAATCGTAATTTCTCAGCGAGACTATAAATAATTTCGGCAGAAATAGGACGATCTTGGGGATTGCTAACAATGGGCTGACAACCCCGTGATTTCAACGCTTCAATGCTGTTTTTACCGCAAACGCCACAGGCACTATTTGTGAAAAAATGACGTTCGAGATTGCTTAAATTGAGAACTAATTCTTCTCTTAGCTCCACATTGATAATATTGAGCCGTTGTTTGCCATCAATTTCAGGATTGACACAATAGTTCATCCTTTGAATATCTCGGCGATCGCCAATCAATCCTTCGCTGTAGAGAAATCCTGCTACCAAATCAAAATCATCAATAGGAGTTCGCATCGTCACCGAGATGGCTTGATGGGAATTCATCAGCCGAATTTCTAGGGGTTCTTCGGTCGCGACATCATCCCAACGCATCTGAACTTGGTGGTTTTGTACCGCCCAAATTTTAGTGTTAATTTTGGCTGTATTGTTAGCTGAATCCTTCGCTTTCAGACCCTCTTTAAGCTGCTCTTTAGGATTCGCTTTATTACTGCTTGGCAATAGATTAACCATAGGTCACCTCAAGCTGTTTCTCAAGGTTCAGTTCAGTTTGAAGACGCACGGCGATCGCTTTGTATTGCGGACATCGTGACTGTGGATCTAAATGGGGACCTGTGAGAAAATTAGTGTGGGTTTCGGGATAATGAAAGGTGAGGAACAATGTGCCTAGAGCCATTTTTCGCGAGAGCTTGGCTTTGACGACAATCTCTCCCCAACGGCTTTGAATTTTTACGGGTTGGCGATCGCTGATTCCCTGTTGATGAGCATCAAAGGGATGGATTTCTAGCAAATCTTCAGAAACTAAGACTTGGTTAGGCGTACGTCTGGTCATAGTGCCGACGTTGTAATGTTCGAGAACTCGTCCTGTAATTAATAGGAACGGATAGTCGGCAATACCATGTTCGGGACTAGGAATATAGTCAATGGAAACCAGCTTACCCTTACCGCGAATAAATCCTTGTTTATGGACTGTGGATGTGCCTTGATGATCGGCGGTAGAACAAGGCCATTGCAAACCATCGTTGGTGAGTCGGGAATAACTGACCCCACCAAATAAATGGGGAGCTACCTTTGCAATTTCCTCCATCACGGCGCTAGGAGTGGCATATTGCCAATTAGCACCCATGGCGATCGCTATATCTCGAATCGCCATCCAATCTGGACGCGCATCAAAAGGTGGTGCGACCGCAGGGCGGACGTGCTGAATCCGTCTTTCCCCATTGGTGAAGGTTCCTTCCTGTTCCAAAAAAGCCGCCGCAGGTAAAACTACATGGGCATATTTGGCTGTTTCCGATAGAAAGAGTTCCTGCACTACCAGAAAGTCTAAATTGGCTAAAGCTGCCCTGACATGGTGTTCGTTAGGGTCGCTCTGGGCAATATCTTCACCCTGTACCCACAGAGCGCGAATCTTGCCCGTCGCCGCCCCATCGAGCATTTCGGGAATGGTTAACCCCGCAGTTTCAGAAGGTAATGAACCCCAAAGTTTTGCTAAGTGGTTGCGGACTTCTGGTGAATTTAGTGGCTGATAGCCTGTAAATTGATTGGGCATTCCTCCCATATCGGCATTGCCTTGAACGTTGTTCTGTCCTCGCAATGGCAACATTCCTGCCCCCGACTGTCCGATGCTACCTGTCAACATTCCCAAATTGCAGTAGGTAATCACTGAAGATACGCCCTGCGTTAATTCCGATAAGCCTAAACCACTGACAAATAGAGCCGTCCCTGCATCGCCAATGATCTGCGCTGCTTTGCGAATTAGCTCAGGAGCAACGCTGGTAATGGCGGCAACTTCATCAAGGGCAAGGTTTTGCACAAAGTTACAGAACTCATCAAAACCTTCGACTCTCTCCCGCAGATAATCTTGATCAATAAGATTTTCGGCAATGATAATTTTGGCGATCGCATTGAAGAGAGGCACATTTGTCGCTGATAATAGCTGTAAATGTACATCTGCATAATCAGCTAATTCAATATGACGGGGATCAATGATCACCAACTTCGCTCCATTGAGGACTGCTTGTTTAATCCTTGCGCCCACAATTGGATGTCCTTCCGTAGGGTTGGCTCCTGCTATGACAATACATTTCGCCTTCTCAATATCTTCATAGGAAGCAGTGGCGGCTCCAGTGCCAGTGACAATTTGTAATGCCATTGCTGTGGAGGAATGACAGACTCGCGCACAGCAATCGACGTTATTTGTACCAATGATCGAGCGAAATAGTTTTTGCAACAGATAAGCCGCTTCATTGGTCGATCGCGAGGAAGTAAAAGCCCCTAGAGCATCTTGTCCCGATTCAGCTTTGATTTGCAAAAGTTTACTGGCGATTAAAGCGATCGCCTCTTGCCAAGAGATCGGCTGAAATTCTTGACCAACACGCTTGAGAGGTTGCGTCAGGCGATCGGGAGAATGGTGATAGGCATGGGCATAGCGTCCCTTCACACATAGATGTCCATGATTGACCGCCGCATCGCTAACCCCAGAAATCTGCACGACTTGCGTTTGAGTATTTTGCGTCTGGGTATTTTTAACTTGGGCAGTACTTACCTCTAGCCGACAACCCACACCACAATAACCACATACAGTTTCCGTTACGGATTCAATGGGCGGAGCAGCAAGGCGATCGCGATCGCTAATTGCGCCAGTGGGACAACGCTCAACACAAGCCCCACAGGATACGCAGGGACTTTCCGCAAAATTGATCCCTGCACCGAAAATAAGTTGACTTGCGCCGCCACGATTAGCAATTCCATAGACAAACTGCCCCTGAATCTGCTCGCAAGTATTTAAACAGAGCCGACAGGTAATGCAACGATTGACATCAAAGCGCAAATAGGGATGACTATCATCAATTTTTGGGATGATTTTGGAGCTAGTTGCGGCGCTATGGCGATCGCCTAAAGGAAAGCTAGGCAGATGATAGTCGTGAAGTAATTGATTAAATTTGTGACTTTGAGGATGATGCAGCATATTCTCTGATTCATCAGATTCAATCCTTGATAGTGATTGATCCTGAAAGTCTGACTCAAGGTAAAGAGAGAGAATATCGCGCCGTAATTCTTCCAATTTTGGCGTATGGGTTTGGATCTCCATACCTGCGAGAATTGGTGTGTGACAAGCTGCCACAGGTTTATCTCTGTGATTGACCTCTACCAAACAGAGGCGACAACCTCCCTCTGGGCGCAGTCCTTCCCCATAACATAAAGTGGGAATAGATATATTCAGACGTTTGGCAGCTTGAAGAATGGTTTCCCCTGCATGGATGTTGATCACTTGCCCATTAATTGAAGCCTGTAAGTTATTCATAAACTTAGTCCTGAATGCTTAGCTCTAACTGAAAATGCGATCGCCGAAATGTTCAATCATTTGCCGCATGGGGACGGGCATCGACTGACCAAAGGCACAGAGACTTCCCTGTTCCATCACGTTAAATAATCGCTCTAGTTGCGATCGGCTATCTTTTTGATGAAGGCGATCGCGAACCAAATTGAGAGCCTTGTGGGAACCCAGCCGACAGGGAACACATTTACCACAGGACTCATCCACCATGAACTCTAGCCAATGCTCTAACAAAGCTCGATAGTCTGTACCCTGTGGTAAGGCGACTAGCCCACCATGTCCTAGCTGAATCCCTTGCGCCGACATAGCTCCATAACAAATCGGCAAATCCCATTGCTCAGGAGTTAAGAGGCTACCCATTGGACCTCCGAGGAGAATTGCTTCTAAGGGTTGACCATCGGCACTGCCTCCTGCGGCGGCCATTAATTCGCGCAAAGTCATTCCAAATTCGACTTCCACAATCCCTGAACGGGCAAAACCATAATTCAAACACATGGCTTTTGTGCCAGCACTGGCTGTTGTGCCAAGATTGGCGTAAGCTGCTGCCCCCATGTCTAGAATTGCCGCCACATTGACCAGAGTTTCCACATTGTTAACCACTGTGGGTTTACCATAGAGTCCCTCTACGGTCGGATAGGGAGGACGGATCTGCACTTCGCCGCGCAATCCTTCAATGGTGTTCAGCATGGCAGTTTCTTCGCCGCAAACATAACTACCCATACCCACAAATACAGAAATCTCAAAGGGAAAATTTGCAGCGCCAAAAATACCTGCATTCCTAGCATCATCAATCGCCTGTCGCATGGTGGCGATCGCCTGTGGATATTCTGAACGAATAAACACAATCCCTTGACTCGCGCCCACCGCATAACCACAGAGGAGAATCCCCTCAAGTACGCCGTGCGGATCTTTTTCCATAAGAACGCGATCAATAAATGAACCGGGGTCGCCCTCATCGCCATTGGTGACTACATAGCGAGGTTTGCCCTCAGCTTCAGCACAACTGCGCCATTTCTTACCTGTGGGAAATCCTGCGCCACCACGTCCCCTCAGTCCCGATTTTTCTAGACTTGATAGGACATTTTCAGGACTGCCATCCAGTGCCTTGAGAAAGGTGGAATACACACCTACGGAACGTGCTTTCGCTAGGTCAGCATAATCTTCAGTAATCCGCCGAGTGATAATCGGTTGCGGAGCCAGACAGCTTACAGATAGGGATTTCTGTGATTCTGTTAGAGAAATCTTCTCTAAATTTTGAGTAGCAACACCGCAAAATATCCGTTCTTGGCTATCTAACACCGCAGGAGAGCGATCGCAATAGCCCAAACAATAGACCCCCTTGCAACTATGTTGCTCTTCTAAATTTGCTTGCAAATCCTTTGCCCCAGCCAAAATACAGGATGTCCCCTGACATACCCGCAGTTCCCTATGCGGTTGGTGTAAATCAGCATAGTAAGAGATGATTCCTCGAACCGCAACTTCTGGCAGCCCCACTTTTTCAGCAAGAAATTTATAATCGGAAGCTTCTAAAAATTGACTGCTAGGATGATCTTGAGATCGGAGGTAATCATGAATATAGAGAAGAGGAGAAACCTCACCATTATGGGTTTCCCAATAGCGTCTCATGGTTTTCATAAGTTTTTACCTATTCCATTGTTTCTGCTCTCTCGCAGTAACGATAAATTCCAACTTGGTGCGATCGCGTTCCATTTCACCAACTGCCGAGCCTTTATCAAAAATGGCTCCCGTGGGGCAAGCATCCACGCATTTACCGCAAGAGGTACAAGCATCGACTTCGCCCCAAGGCTGATCGAGTCCCGTGATTAAGCGCGATTGTGCGCCGCGATTTGCCACATCCCAGACGTGCGCCCCCTCGATTTCATCGCATACCCGCACACAGCGCGTACAGAAAATGCAACGGTTGCGATCGATCCCGAATAAATCATGGGATAAATCCACATCACGCTGCGGAAACTGATAGGGAAAGCGGGAATGCTCCATACCTGTGGCGATCGCCATATTTTGCAGTTCACAATTGCCATTAGCCACACAGACCGCACAGACATGATTACCTTCCGCAAATAGCATTTCCACAGCCATTTTGCGATAGTTTTTTAGCTGATCTGTATGGGTATGCACTTCCATTCCTTCTGCAACTTGAGTAACACAGGCAGCAAGTAATTTATTACTACCCTTAACCTCCACCATGCAAAGGCGACAGGCTCCGACATCACTCACGCCTTCTAAATGGCACAGAGTCGGAATAGCGATCCCTGCTTCTTTTGCCGTAGCTAGAATGCTTTTACCCTGCTCGGCAGCAACTTCGATATCATTAATTTTTAGGGTTACTACAGCCATTTCTCCTTACTCCAAGCAGATTAAATCTTTACTTGAACTTGCAATAATCTATAATCTATTTTTAAGAA includes the following:
- a CDS encoding sulfite oxidase-like oxidoreductase; protein product: MFGGLFQSRSNSDRVPKGQRLTNGFPIMTYGDTPEIKRQDWQLRVWGLATEKTFTWDDFMTMPQTEFTADFHCVTTWSKLDVKWKGVRVTDFLKYIEVDPLAVHLMEHCYGGYTTNIAMEDFARSENFFAHTLFDQPLPIDNGGPMRLVVPHLYAWKSAKWINGLEFLDKMKLGFWERNGYHHRGEPFAEERYSSF
- a CDS encoding DciA family protein, with the protein product MSLTGLPNILHDIQSRTSWQQRCQYLLIVEKWADIVGESVAKQTCPIGVYQKSLQVAVSSPVWSQALTFERVRLLAKINKLLGSANNLAIADIHFSTAKWATHQQTLQQSKVITADHPSYLPAITTDTITKNAKGHQKRQVPKPPETASEAFQRWQEVMKLRTNQMPKCPRCDRPALIGEISRWQMCRVCAIEHLFN
- a CDS encoding ATP-binding protein codes for the protein MPNLSSLHACNPSFLLCPQNEVYYVDLADGRGEDVVKRLRRTIVLSPNKPTFQLLSGHIGSGKTTELMRLKAGLEQQGFVVIYCAADEYLQIDDVGLTEIWLFILYLILQQMEKKGESLSVAYLPNAITEIEQWLRISAPIGVATYAPRLQRILQILQDNNQHRRQLRHHLEPRLKNSLLAAGEEVTAIEVDRLKQLGKKGLVIVIDNLDRLNLEQIEMIFGDGGKYLRQFQCHTIYTLPLLAITTEEEQLQRFQQRLKGNMPIVLPSLMLRDRQGEINTQCLNLLRQVVLARMLSHIPREKRLEQVTEVFEDLDTLDQLCLASYGHLPYLLSLLYGCLQCQDPPIQLATIHQIVQMDHQRRLETIRDRDQQALQKYLAKPHVLTPEALNLCQRLLLFEYHDEQGSWFSSPFAK
- a CDS encoding Ni/Fe hydrogenase subunit alpha, with the protein product MAKTVVIDPVTRIEGHAKISIFLDDLGEVSDAHFHVVEYRGFEKFCEGRPMWEMAGITSRICGICPVSHLLASAKTGDKLLAVKIPVAGEKLRRMMNLAQITQSHALSFFHLSSPDFLLGWDSNPATRNVFGLMAANPDLARGGIRLRQFGQQIIEILGAKKIHTAWAVAGGVRSPLSEEGRTWIRDRLPESLATIENALGLFKNLLTELQTEVDVFGKFPSLFMSLVGKKGEWEHYGGHIRFVDSQGQIVADHLSEDDYQEYIGEAVEPWSYLKFPYYKPLGYPDGIYRVGPLARLNVCEYIDTPKANQELQEFRDRAGGRVATSSFFYHYARLIEILAAVEKIEELVEDPDVMSSHTRAQAGINALEGIGVSEAPRGTLFHHYNVDENGVIKKVNLIIATGHNNLAMNKTVVQIAKHYIHDGDVSEGFLNRVEAGIRNFDPCLSCSTHAYGQMPMQVQLIGADGKVLKEISK
- a CDS encoding NADH-quinone oxidoreductase subunit B family protein — its product is MEKVAQNSEKIKLATVWLAGCSGCHMSFLDLDEWLFELVKYADIVHSPIADIKEYPENVDVCLVEGAIANEENLELIHKIRKQTKFLISFGDCAVTANVPAMRNMMGSNNADTVLRRSYLELGDITPQLPKASGIVPELLEKVMPVHEVVKVDMYIPGCPPSADRIKAAITPLLEGKMPLMEGREMIKFG
- the fdhD gene encoding formate dehydrogenase accessory sulfurtransferase FdhD, with translation MVNLLPSSNKANPKEQLKEGLKAKDSANNTAKINTKIWAVQNHQVQMRWDDVATEEPLEIRLMNSHQAISVTMRTPIDDFDLVAGFLYSEGLIGDRRDIQRMNYCVNPEIDGKQRLNIINVELREELVLNLSNLERHFFTNSACGVCGKNSIEALKSRGCQPIVSNPQDRPISAEIIYSLAEKLRLQQKVFAATGGLHAAALFNFGGELLNLREDVGRHNALDKLIGSALLADEIPLSDRIVMMSGRTSFELVQKSILAQIPIVCAVSPPSSLAIALAQEFGITLVGFLRENRFNVYAGWERIILD
- the fdhF gene encoding formate dehydrogenase subunit alpha; amino-acid sequence: MNNLQASINGQVINIHAGETILQAAKRLNISIPTLCYGEGLRPEGGCRLCLVEVNHRDKPVAACHTPILAGMEIQTHTPKLEELRRDILSLYLESDFQDQSLSRIESDESENMLHHPQSHKFNQLLHDYHLPSFPLGDRHSAATSSKIIPKIDDSHPYLRFDVNRCITCRLCLNTCEQIQGQFVYGIANRGGASQLIFGAGINFAESPCVSCGACVERCPTGAISDRDRLAAPPIESVTETVCGYCGVGCRLEVSTAQVKNTQTQNTQTQVVQISGVSDAAVNHGHLCVKGRYAHAYHHSPDRLTQPLKRVGQEFQPISWQEAIALIASKLLQIKAESGQDALGAFTSSRSTNEAAYLLQKLFRSIIGTNNVDCCARVCHSSTAMALQIVTGTGAATASYEDIEKAKCIVIAGANPTEGHPIVGARIKQAVLNGAKLVIIDPRHIELADYADVHLQLLSATNVPLFNAIAKIIIAENLIDQDYLRERVEGFDEFCNFVQNLALDEVAAITSVAPELIRKAAQIIGDAGTALFVSGLGLSELTQGVSSVITYCNLGMLTGSIGQSGAGMLPLRGQNNVQGNADMGGMPNQFTGYQPLNSPEVRNHLAKLWGSLPSETAGLTIPEMLDGAATGKIRALWVQGEDIAQSDPNEHHVRAALANLDFLVVQELFLSETAKYAHVVLPAAAFLEQEGTFTNGERRIQHVRPAVAPPFDARPDWMAIRDIAIAMGANWQYATPSAVMEEIAKVAPHLFGGVSYSRLTNDGLQWPCSTADHQGTSTVHKQGFIRGKGKLVSIDYIPSPEHGIADYPFLLITGRVLEHYNVGTMTRRTPNQVLVSEDLLEIHPFDAHQQGISDRQPVKIQSRWGEIVVKAKLSRKMALGTLFLTFHYPETHTNFLTGPHLDPQSRCPQYKAIAVRLQTELNLEKQLEVTYG
- a CDS encoding NADH-ubiquinone oxidoreductase-F iron-sulfur binding region domain-containing protein, which encodes MKTMRRYWETHNGEVSPLLYIHDYLRSQDHPSSQFLEASDYKFLAEKVGLPEVAVRGIISYYADLHQPHRELRVCQGTSCILAGAKDLQANLEEQHSCKGVYCLGYCDRSPAVLDSQERIFCGVATQNLEKISLTESQKSLSVSCLAPQPIITRRITEDYADLAKARSVGVYSTFLKALDGSPENVLSSLEKSGLRGRGGAGFPTGKKWRSCAEAEGKPRYVVTNGDEGDPGSFIDRVLMEKDPHGVLEGILLCGYAVGASQGIVFIRSEYPQAIATMRQAIDDARNAGIFGAANFPFEISVFVGMGSYVCGEETAMLNTIEGLRGEVQIRPPYPTVEGLYGKPTVVNNVETLVNVAAILDMGAAAYANLGTTASAGTKAMCLNYGFARSGIVEVEFGMTLRELMAAAGGSADGQPLEAILLGGPMGSLLTPEQWDLPICYGAMSAQGIQLGHGGLVALPQGTDYRALLEHWLEFMVDESCGKCVPCRLGSHKALNLVRDRLHQKDSRSQLERLFNVMEQGSLCAFGQSMPVPMRQMIEHFGDRIFS